CCACTTTATGTGGAGCCACAGCGTCACTACGCAGTTACGTGCAGGTAAAGGGtcgttttcaaaataagagttgttgttttcaaaataaaagaaatgttgtctttttgatcAGGTGTTTTTAATACTGCTAATGTTACTTGCAAATTCTGGATgatttttcctaaaaaaaaaaagcaagaaaagtcgtcattttcaaaataaaagagaaatgtcatttttcaaaataaaagagacattttgtcctttttaatcAGGTGTTTTTGgtgcattaaaacaaattaatactGCTAACATTACTTGCAAATTCTGGATGATTTTTCCtataaaaaaagcaagaaaagtcgtaattttcaaaataaaagagaaatgttgtcgttttcaaaataaaacaaaaatgttgtctttttaatcAGGTGTTTTTGgtgcattaaaacaaattaatactGCTAATGTTACTTGCAAATTCCGGATGAATTttcctattaaaaaaaaagcaagaaaagtcgtcattttcaaaataaaagagaaatgttGTCCTTTTTAATCGGGTGTTTTCAGTGCATTAAATCAAATGCATACTGCTAATGTTACTTGCAAATTCTGGTATTCTGGTACAGTATAGTTATACAGTTAAGCTTCAGTTTATCAAAATCTGTCAGCTTCTAAAAGTCTTAAAGcggttttatttattgtcaacaTCCACCTCATTGCCCAGTTTGCAATTCTATTGAGTCTTTACAGGATAGATTCACATTTAAGTCTATCTGTAAACATgagtcacatgcacacattacaCATTCTGTCATAATATATGATATACACTGTATTATCTAATAGTGGAGCATGTCATCCCAGAACCATGAGGCATTAATCTGCTGTTATAacaccctcctctctttttttgttccacTTCATCACAAAGGTTTTGGATAGTTAAGGTCAGACCAGTCAAGTTCTTCCACACTAAACTGGGAGACTGGGTTTGTCTTTGGATCTTAACATGTTGAAACAGGGTCAGACACAAACTGCGGACACACTGTTGTCTCAAATATCGTTGTGTGCTGTACAACAATTAATCGATTCACAGAAAAGTAGCAAGGTACTCATGTGATCTTcagcgtgtgtttgttttcctcttagAGGTCGTGGTCTTAACTCCCGTCATGTGAAGTACAGTTGTTTTTCAGCCGACCCTCTCATGTCGTtccttgttttttcttgcagaACGTCTGTCGGACTCCAGGGAACCCTCTCTTCTGTCGCAGATTCCAGTCATTTCAGCGGCGACTGTACTCCTCTGAACCCAAAGGTGAGAGCCGCTGTGTGGTTCAAGTACTGAAGGTTGATATGGTGCTCATCCGTCCTCAGTTGGGTTCAAATGCAGGTTAAAGAAAGacagcaaacaaagaaaaagcagaagtGCACGTTTGTTTTGACGTAAAATATCTTCATCAGGCAAACatcaatgtaaacaaaaacatgcatggAGAAAAATATCAGCTACACCTAAAGGAGATCACATGACCCCCCTGTTAATTTGGgatttacagaaacaaaatataatatctTTTAgtccttttaaataaatcagtaaagTAGACTATTACATTGTGATTTGAACTTTCTATTCTCTATGATGTAAATTCTAATTGTTTTTACTGTCATTCAccaacataaaatatattttcactcacatttcatttctgacAGCTGTGGAAACAACTAGAACTAAAATGAACcaaattaacaaataaaccaCATGTAAatttgtgccttttttaatATGGTTAATAATCAAATCTGGTGTTTTTGTAGGAGACATGTGAGCACTTTtctaaaaagacataaaacaaaaactgatatTTCCTATGCAGCTTTATGCCTCTTTGTAGCTCCGGGTTTTAAGTCTGAAACAGCGGACTGAATACCAGAAACATTGTTCTGATAAACTATAACTTCACTGGAAGCAAACGCTGGGAGACAACTGATGCTGGAACGGAAACGCTGGTTTGTCTATCAGACGCCGATCTAACAATCATGTGTGAGTTTCAGatggaaaaggaggaggagcaggaggaggagcaggaggaggaaaatCATCAggtggagggaagagaggaggaaaagactGGTGGAGCCGAATGCAAAAGGTTTGTGActtaacatttaaatcatatttcacAATGAATTCATAACGCATTCAGACGTATTCTAACATTGACATTCTCTTTCAAAAGATTTGTTTGTGGATTAATTAGAAAAGTCTTTAAAGAATCTCCTCTTCCTTTACTGTCATGATAAAGAATACTGTTTTGTTGGAAATGGAAGTATCATTTTTCCAATATTGATCACAAGCAAGTTCGTGGTTTCAAATGTAGCcaacaggagaaaaaacaagcaGTCCGGTGAAACTGGAGTTGAAACtgtttcagaattttttttcctaaagAATAGGAAATTGTTTGTGAAATTTGTTTCTACATATGAGGAGTTTGTCTTCATGTTTTGCTGCATAACGGTGACAATACACAAataagtggaaagaaaaaacaagtaataagaatcaaaattacaataaaatattgtaaaaatatatatttttttaaaggaaaaaggtTTACAGTGTGACAAAATATGAAGATAGAAAGATCACGACTGGTGGTCGCAGCCTCTTAAAGTCCTCCATTTCCCAGTCACTGGTATTATTACCAGTTACCTGCACATGTCTGTCCAGTGTGTCCTCACCACCgtcatgtctctgtctctgccgGTCCTCAGGGAGACTTCCCGTGGGACGAGAAGGATTTCCGGTACCTGGCGCTCACGGCGGCCGGAATCAGTTCAGCGCTGCTCTACGTCTACTTCAGAGACAACGGACGAGAGATCAGCTGGAAGGACTTTGTGCACCACTACGTCAGCAGGGGAATGGTGAGGAGGACCTCATACTGGGACCGTCATACTGGGGCACACATTAACACTGGGACATTAACACTGGGACAGACATTCACACTGGGACATTCATACTGGGACACATTGAGCGCCTGATTTAGATTCCAGATAAATTCTGAACATTATAGATTGCTAAAGAAACTAAGTAAGACagtcaaaatgtatatttatattatatatattaatatcatatatatctgatgtgtttttgtgcaggTGGAGCGGTTAGAAGTCGTCAACAAACAGTACGTCAGAGTCATCCTGGTGCCGGGAGCCGACCCTGACGCGGTGAGAAAACAAGCTGAAATCTGAGACTGAAGCAGAACCTGAGAGTTTGACCTAATGTTTACAAAGCCAAAACAGTACTATACTGTACAGCACAATACAATGAAATACATgagaataaattaaacatgaatcCTTTTAGTCTTATTTagactatctatctatctatctatctatctatctgacATAATGGAACGTTTGTGTGTCCTGCAGAGCTACGTTTGGTTCAACATCGGCAGCGTGGACACGTTTGAGAGGAACCTGGAGGCGGCGAGCATGGAGCTCGGTTTGGAGCCGTCACGCCGCCCCGCCGTCGTCTACAGCACCGAGAGCGACGGGTGAGTTTATCACACGGACTGAATAGAAGAAGAGGACGTAGTCGTTGTGACGTCACTCGTTAGTTTTAGGACTGATGAACTGAAGCAGCGACTTTggcgatttggccgtcgccgtcctgtttttttgcaaccagtgaacaggaagtgaccatatatggactgaggaggagtgacgtagagacgccgtatacgtctctggtgtcgacctgtcaatcagtgtgtagccccgccctaaagcatcccctgctttatggtctgtttgactctaaatggagcatcatttactaaatgaacatcatgctgtattgaagaagacttgaaactagagattgagaccataaactcatgtttacaatgtttactgagggaataaatcaagagagaagtagagtcattttctcatagacttctatacaaccagaggagtcgccccctggtggacactagagagaatgcagcgtGCTCCAATAGTTTAAGGAATCCTCTGacctccctcctctgtttttttccctcagcTCCTTCATGATGAGCATGATTCCCACCCTGCTGCTGATCGGCTTCCTGCTCTTCACGCTGCGTCGGGGGGCGATGGGCGGGGGCCCCGGCGGCGGGAAGGGGGGGCCCTTCAGCATGAGCGAGTCGACGGCGAAGATGATGAAGGACAACATCGATGTGAAGTTCAAGGACGTGGCCGGCTGTGAGGAGGCCAAGCTGGAGATCCTGGAGTTCGTCAACTTCCTGAAGAACCCGAAACAGTACCAGGACCTCGGGGCCAAGATCCCcaaggtgaacacacacacacacacacacacacacacacacacacacacacacacacacacacacacacacacacacacacacacacaatcataatcaaacaacataaacatactATTTTGTTTCTACTTCCTGTAGTTGTAGATTTGATAATCGCTCAGGTGCGTTAAATGTCTCGTCTTGTTCATTTCCCAGGGTGCCGTGCTCTCCGGACCTCCCGGTACCGGTAAGACTCTGCTGGCTAAAGCCACAGCCGGAGAGGCCAACGTCCCGTTCATCACCGTCAACGGCTCCGAGTTCCTGGAGATGTTCGTGGGCGTCGGTCCTGCGAGGGTGAGTGAAGGAAACCACAGCGCACATCTGTCGGACAGAAGGACTcgcacacatttaaatatatatcatttataagACGTTCTGTACATTGCTCCAACGGTCCCTGAACGCCTCATGTGTGACGACAATTAATTCTGATATTTCACAGTATTTCCTCGTCACATCATGATAACGGCTTTGCTCCGCCTCCACAGGTGAGGGACATGTTCGCCATGGCGAGGAAGAACGCGCCCTGCATCCTCTTCATCGACGAGATCGACGCCGTGGGCAGGAAGAGGGGGGAACTTTGGAGGTCAGAGTGAGCAGGAGAACACTCTGAACCAGCTGCTGGTGGAGATGGACGGTGGGTTCTGAGATGAACTGCTTCTTTAAGGTTTCtcattttaaaggttttcttttctcttaacttatgctttgttgttgttctctgcaGGTTTTAACACGGCGACTAACGTGGTGGTCTTGGCTGGAACCAACAGACCCGACATCCTGGATCCGGCTCTGATGAGACCGGGACGCTTCGACAGACAGATCTACATAGGTAGAGTTAAAGACCCACGGATGATTGGTGGAACTCTACCAAAccttaaaacatttagaaagagCCGTTTTTGAATTTCCGTCAATGATGAATTATCTGTTAATCTAGAGATTCTGTTCTGGATGCAAGGATCAGTTATTGTAATCATACAACGCAGGGATGCGAAACAAAATTCAGTCGTAGACCATTTTTCTCATCTTTAACTggataaattaaatgttttatagttAAACTTCGGGCTCcaaatttactaaattaatttattttttttatcttaaaagcAAAAGTATTGAACAGCCGATTAAAAAGGACAAACTTAGGCTACCAAATCACATctggaaatattaataaaaggcAACACAATCTCactatattcatattttatcatCCTAAATGTATCGAGGTGATTCATCACTGCTCTTTGATCTCAAATAACAAACgaatatttatctttctttatgGTTTTAGAAACCGTTCAACTCGGATCCAAACATTTAATTACCCCAAATAAACCTCAACGTGTGGGTTCTTAAGTCGTTTCTTCTCTTCCGTCTCCTCTCAGGTCCTCCGGACATCAAAGGCAGAGCGTCCATCTTTAAAGTCCACCTGAGGCCGATCAAAACGGACCCCAACATGGACAAAGACGTTCTGGCCAGGAAGATGGCCGCCGCCACGCCGGGATTCACCGGTACGTTACAGCGAAGTGTTTTCATGAACGCTGGTAGAGAAAATATGGAAGAGAAGTCAGTTTGTTTTCACCTCTGGATGCTCAGTTTACACCATGTGACCTCAATGAACGGAGAGAAAAAGGGATTCAATTAAAAGTagacttctgtttgtttgtaaatacttaaaaatgtaaatgtttaaaaacaaatccgatcagattttaaacagtttgtgtGAAACCAGGGTTCTTTAAAAAGTCCTAAAATGAGATTTTCCCATTTTTCAGGttataaaatgtcttaaaaatcTTACTGGACTGTTTAAATAGatgaaatatagaaataatattatgtttgtgtgtcttaatGTGGAGGATTAAGTGTAGCAACGATCAGAACAGCCTCATTGTTTTACACAATGTTGTCAAAATTTCCAAACCAAAGGAAAAATCAGTTTTATCAAATGTTAAGCGTAataatttgtttactttttgagATTTAACTTAATGAAAAATCTCAAtctttgttgtgtatttgttttgctgTGTAAAAAGAGTTTTATGTTTCGTAAACTAGTCTCACGTGTTTGTTGTCGGATGTTTTCCTTTAGGCGCCGACATCGCTAACGTCTGTAACGAGGCGGCGCTGATCGCTGCTCGTCATCTGAACAAATCCGTCAACGCCAAACACTTTGAACATGCGATCGACCGCGTCATCGGAGGTCAGAGCGGAGACGCTGCATCgtcaaacaaaaatactttatttattttaatgtcggttatgttgtttaaataaatcaatctgtgttttgtgtttccagGTCTGGAGAAGAAGACTCAGGTTCTGCAGCCGACGGAGAAGAAGACGGTGGCGTACCACGAGGCCGGTCACGCCATCGTGGGCTGGTTCCTGCAGCACGCCGACCCGCTGCTGAAGGTCTGATACCTCcaactactagtactactactactagtactactactactactagtactactactagctactactagtactactactagtaatacACACTAATGTACCTTCTGCGTGTTCATAAGGCTTCCTGTACGTTTAGAGAGAATGTGAACATTCTGtcattatcagaaaaaaaaggccttttaaatgttatttaaaatgttatccaATTAATAAAGATTGAAACTGGAAACAGGAACTTGAACAGTAAACATCTTTTTCAggaataattgaataaataagtaaaaaaaaaaaggaagcaaaaaatgtttattaaaaaaaaacacaattggagaaagaatttaaataaaatctaaaaaatactagtaaaaataaataaataatataaccatgataaaacaaatatatacaaatagaAATTCATAATAAATCAACTCATACTACTatcaaataattaaacagaataacaaataacttaatagaaaattaaaacaacagaaaataacaatgtattaatataattaaaagaaataaggTAACCCCTCTTATCCAAAGATGCAGAACaaattcctttttaaataaagttgaataataaaatgcaaaataataacaacaatcaataaaacattaaaccaaACTATATGAATTGAATCTAACAAAGTTGGATCCCTCCAAATTAAAAAGATTTGTCTTTCAAATGTGTGACTTCATTATAAAttgagtaaatgttttttttaagttaaactTTCTCAGTATAGTTGTTTTAATTGTTACTATAACAATCTACAGTTGATCATAAGAGAAGTTGTAATAATTGATGCGTCAGTGAATTAAATGATGGggttaaatgttatttatctttctaaaataaataataaaatatcctGTTTGATTGTGTGTCTCCAGGTGTCCATCATCCCTCGGGGTAAAGGTCTGGGTTACGCTCAGTACCTCCCCAGAGAGCAGTACCTCTACAGCAAAGAGCAGCTGTTTGACCGGATGTGCATGATGCTCGGGGGCCGCGTGGCCGAGCACGTCTTCTTCGGCCGGATCACCACCGGAGCTCAGGACGACCTGAAGAAGGTCACGCAGTCCGCCTACGCCCAGgtacctgagacacacacacacacacacacacacacacacacacacacacacacacacacacacacacacacacacacacacacacacacacacacacacactgtttccaTTCTGAAACGTATAATTTGAGCTACGTTTACGTCTAACGTCCACGCTACTCCGGTGTttttaaaacccccaaaaacgCAGTAACCCTAACCCGGTTTCAAAACTTCCCCCTCCCCCAGGTGGTCCAGTTTGGGATGAGCGATAAAGTGGGACAGGTGTCCTTCGACCTTCCCCGTCAGGGCGAGATGGTCCTGGAGAAGCCGTACAGCGAGGCCACGGCGGTTCTGATCGACGAGGAGGTCCGAGCCCTGGTGGACCGAGCCTACCAGAGGACGCTGGAGCTCATCCAGCAGAAGAAGGAGCTGGTTGATCTGGTGAGGAGGCCCCTCAacgcattcatttatttaatcatctCTATATCATCTCTCTGCCtggtttacattttcatttattttatagaaataacatgtattattattataagtttgATTATTCGGTCATATTtattaaagttaattaaatgtCTCTCTTAAGTTCtccatcttttaaaaacaagatggttGTTATTGTGTTTCCTCACATCAGTTTTCATACTTGAGGATCCGGTTATGTTTCTGTAATAATGGCAGCATGTCAAAGATGTTTAAAGGACGTTCTTTTAGTATTTATCCTCGacaggaataataaaaataaacagtttatatAGAACTATATTCTACAGGTTTAcctaaatatattataatagtataaagtgtttgtactgtgttttaaatatgtCATTTACCATCACTGTAAGGTTCTGGAAAGCTTGAAAAGTGCTTGAATTTGACTTTTGGAAAAACATGCATGAATCCtgtgaataattaataatgaaaagaagtagtttgtttgtctctttcatcTTTTACCTCCTTTAAATTTGATTTCaaccttctt
This is a stretch of genomic DNA from Anoplopoma fimbria isolate UVic2021 breed Golden Eagle Sablefish chromosome 19, Afim_UVic_2022, whole genome shotgun sequence. It encodes these proteins:
- the afg3l1 gene encoding LOW QUALITY PROTEIN: AFG3-like protein 1 (The sequence of the model RefSeq protein was modified relative to this genomic sequence to represent the inferred CDS: inserted 2 bases in 1 codon) is translated as MSQVLRLLSAAALPLCRAGGARARLREVGCGRSFALNVCRTPGNPLFCRRFQSFQRRLYSSEPKDGKGGGAGGGAGGGKSSGGGKRGGKDWWSRMQKGDFPWDEKDFRYLALTAAGISSALLYVYFRDNGREISWKDFVHHYVSRGMVERLEVVNKQYVRVILVPGADPDASYVWFNIGSVDTFERNLEAASMELGLEPSRRPAVVYSTESDGSFMMSMIPTLLLIGFLLFTLRRGAMGGGPGGGKGGPFSMSESTAKMMKDNIDVKFKDVAGCEEAKLEILEFVNFLKNPKQYQDLGAKIPKGAVLSGPPGTGKTLLAKATAGEANVPFITVNGSEFLEMFVGVGPARVRDMFAMARKNAPCILFIDEIDAVGRKRXGNFGGQSEQENTLNQLLVEMDGFNTATNVVVLAGTNRPDILDPALMRPGRFDRQIYIGPPDIKGRASIFKVHLRPIKTDPNMDKDVLARKMAAATPGFTGADIANVCNEAALIAARHLNKSVNAKHFEHAIDRVIGGLEKKTQVLQPTEKKTVAYHEAGHAIVGWFLQHADPLLKVSIIPRGKGLGYAQYLPREQYLYSKEQLFDRMCMMLGGRVAEHVFFGRITTGAQDDLKKVTQSAYAQVVQFGMSDKVGQVSFDLPRQGEMVLEKPYSEATAVLIDEEVRALVDRAYQRTLELIQQKKELVDLVGKRLLDKEVLDKADMLELLGPRPFEEKSTYEDFVEGTGSFEEDTSLPEGLRDWNQERGGGEEEVTQDKQQAM